The proteins below are encoded in one region of Ostrea edulis chromosome 3, xbOstEdul1.1, whole genome shotgun sequence:
- the LOC125677679 gene encoding pyroglutamylated RF-amide peptide receptor-like has product MRARSGTGNDTLLDGLKGCTHQEVAVLTIAVLILVLGVFGNIVTFFKIVLKRKLRKPVQISIACLSVADFCSLCMQFIRIPIAPCSNTPRVVSVQQFVLNITAVAINSSTMHIILLTAIRYGLIVHPFQMISRLTSSKVIACSCVSWVISIVLGILYGIYNRKYYNHEIEQGTDTIVQLSIGLYVLLVPLTFFLIFWIMELRAMKKSLLPQRTLKSIKGVSRMITMILILYAVFMSPYVIADICRYLHHHHDIALPQHVILRLYTAAQITILMNYAVNPFIYFLYFRIVFQVKAWSCRAQSRLSILRTREYHEKQNTTVRVNQE; this is encoded by the coding sequence ATGAGAGCCCGCAGCGGAACCGGAAATGATACACTGCTAGATGGCTTGAAAGGCTGTACTCATCAGGAAGTCGCTGTTCTGACCATAGCCGTGCTGATACTGGTTCTGGGAGTGTTTGGAAATATTGTGACATTCTTCAAAATAGTACTCAAAAGAAAGTTACGGAAACCAGTTCAAATTTCAATCGCGTGTTTGTCTGTTGCGGATTTCTGCAGTTTGTGCATGCAGTTTATTAGGATACCTATTGCACCGTGCAGCAACACGCCCCGTGTAGTAAGTGTGCAACAATTTGTACTCAATATTACAGCAGTGGCGATAAATTCTTCAACCATGCATATCATTCTATTGACCGCCATTCGTTACGGTCTGATCGTTCATCCGTTTCAGATGATATCTCGGCTGACTTCCTCCAAAGTGATAGCCTGTTCCTGTGTTTCTTGGGTCATCAGCATCGTTTTGGGAATTTTGTACGGAATATACAACCGGAAGTACTACAATCACGAAATAGAACAGGGTACAGACACCATTGTACAACTGTCAATCGGACTGTACGTTCTGTTGGTACCATTGActtttttcttgattttctgGATCATGGAATTACGCGCCATGAAGAAATCTCTCCTTCCTCAACGGACGTTAAAATCTATTAAAGGTGTTTCTCGGATGATAACGATGATTCTAATTCTTTATGCTGTATTCATGTCTCCGTACGTGATAGCAGACATCTGTCGCTATCTGCATCACCACCACGACATTGCCCTTCCACAACACGTCATTTTACGTCTGTATACCGCGGCACAGATCACAATACTGATGAACTACGCAGTGAACCcttttatttactttttgtACTTTAGAATTGTTTTTCAGGTGAAGGCTTGGTCGTGCAGGGCCCAAAGCAGATTATCCATTTTAAGGACACGTGAATATCATGAGAAACAAAACACCACTGTACGAGTTAATCAAGAATGA